One Acetobacter oryzoeni genomic window, GCTTCTCACACATTGTATCTGGTGCTGGAATGGGCCTGCGCTGGCTATCTGCTCTCTCTGGCGTTTCGGTTGGCTGTTAATGTTCTGCGCTCTACACCAGAGACGGAAACAGATTCCGAAAATCAGGCCCCCAAGGCATTTTGGTCGGGCTTTCAGCGTGGGATGTTCACCACAATTCTAAACCCCCTTGTTGGGGTGTTTGATCTTACAGCCTTTCCGCAATTTATTCCCCCTGAAGTAAATGCCGTAACATATGCGCTGCTGTTAACCGTAGTGCAGGCCACATTAACACTAACGTGGTATTTTACGTTGGCCTTTACAGCACT contains:
- a CDS encoding LysE family translocator, producing MPHVFLPVLAFAAAWGVLVLTPGTETALIIRLSISVGRTTAIGAVLGIAAGLTLWGIGTAFGLSALIAASHTLYLVLEWACAGYLLSLAFRLAVNVLRSTPETETDSENQAPKAFWSGFQRGMFTTILNPLVGVFDLTAFPQFIPPEVNAVTYALLLTVVQATLTLTWYFTLAFTALFFSRFLANPVVIRVLDGLTALVFVIFAIRLVISG